A single genomic interval of Microbacterium galbinum harbors:
- a CDS encoding recombinase family protein, whose product MILSDPYVPRVAIYARQSVDEDQGIAQQLDDCRAEVQRRGWRVVSEHQDNDTSASKERGPKTAWSAMLKAFDAGEFDTVIVTETSRITRSLVDVLDIRPPRRDIRVVVIREGIDTELDDFMLKQLVLLAEREVRIKTERAARYAVGRRLAGHPTPGKPPHGYSWVPSIERDAAGTRYRVNDAEAADVRHIFREFLAGAPLAQIARDLSDSGRLTRRGVRWQSTTVRRVLLNPLYVALLPPAQPTGEFDATAIDLESCTPGAWEPIIEREQLVASRGRLIGVRPNHSGTARKWLLSGLAVCAICSRSVRSARGETHPTGRKGGGGAAPSRRYHAYRCPNSHFMRNGDIIDQYVAEVCIARLAEKDAADLVAPRSDSIDIAMLNSTREALKRRRQSIASFVARGLMTDTDADESLVSIAGELQTIDDQIARAVLNDPLAELALVDDVRAWWGGATLARRRLLVETLMVVRIHPVGHGKRVTNLDDAADSVTLQWTKR is encoded by the coding sequence ACCAGGATAACGACACCTCCGCGTCCAAGGAACGAGGACCGAAGACCGCGTGGTCAGCGATGCTGAAGGCGTTCGACGCCGGTGAGTTCGACACCGTCATCGTTACCGAAACGTCCCGCATCACGCGCAGCCTTGTCGACGTGCTCGACATTCGACCGCCGCGCCGCGACATCCGCGTCGTCGTGATCCGCGAGGGCATCGATACTGAGCTCGATGATTTCATGCTCAAGCAGCTCGTTCTCCTGGCGGAGCGTGAAGTCCGAATCAAGACGGAGAGAGCCGCACGCTATGCCGTGGGGCGGCGGCTCGCAGGGCATCCCACGCCAGGCAAGCCCCCACACGGGTACAGCTGGGTGCCGAGCATCGAACGCGATGCTGCCGGCACGAGGTACAGAGTCAACGACGCCGAAGCAGCAGACGTTCGACACATCTTCCGCGAGTTCCTCGCTGGGGCTCCACTCGCTCAGATCGCTCGAGATCTCAGCGACTCTGGCAGGTTGACGCGACGAGGCGTGCGCTGGCAGTCAACGACAGTGCGACGGGTCCTGCTGAACCCGCTCTACGTTGCGCTCCTCCCGCCAGCTCAGCCGACGGGCGAGTTCGACGCGACCGCCATCGACCTTGAGTCATGCACGCCTGGCGCATGGGAACCCATTATCGAGCGCGAACAGCTAGTTGCAAGCCGGGGACGCCTGATCGGCGTACGACCGAACCACAGCGGCACTGCACGAAAGTGGCTCCTATCCGGGCTCGCTGTGTGCGCGATATGCTCGCGCTCCGTCCGTTCGGCCCGCGGCGAAACCCATCCCACAGGACGTAAGGGTGGCGGTGGCGCGGCGCCGTCGCGTCGCTACCATGCGTATCGGTGCCCAAATAGTCACTTCATGCGCAACGGCGACATCATCGACCAGTACGTCGCGGAGGTCTGCATCGCGCGCCTCGCAGAGAAAGACGCTGCCGACCTCGTGGCCCCGCGTTCAGACTCGATCGACATCGCCATGCTGAACTCGACGCGCGAAGCGTTGAAGCGCCGCCGACAGTCGATCGCGAGCTTTGTCGCGCGCGGGCTGATGACCGACACCGATGCAGACGAGAGCCTGGTGAGCATCGCAGGCGAGCTACAGACCATCGACGACCAGATAGCGCGCGCTGTTCTGAATGACCCGCTGGCTGAGCTGGCGCTTGTCGACGACGTCCGAGCATGGTGGGGTGGGGCGACTTTGGCTCGACGACGCCTCCTCGTCGAGACGCTCATGGTGGTCAGAATCCACCCGGTGGGCCACGGCAAGCGAGTCACGAATCTCGACGATGCCGCAGACAGCGTCACCTTGCAGTGGACCAAGAGGTGA
- a CDS encoding GIY-YIG nuclease family protein has translation MAPNQHLYFLVHASHERFKVGLATNPRLRWAGIQPRAQTDFAKSLVFDVSGEVRAKWTEETLHRALSDSRFRMPSNIAGHSEWFNFTAFDRARAYASSNREFLGISEGYTIPAQPRPPSGGDGGTRTTSRMSLAERIALSAVYNASTADKVEAYTSRLIASGALLGSAADERGEMNLYLHLDRITLEEVRSSNQIPMWESGPRFAHIFGSMSWNDTFIQLAVHSPFDGSAERDFATWIPTAPGFERVRLAIDRLIAATPTLPVAHPARVLDSHDFWP, from the coding sequence ATGGCTCCGAACCAGCACCTGTACTTCTTGGTACACGCCTCGCATGAGCGGTTCAAGGTTGGCCTAGCGACGAACCCCCGGTTGCGCTGGGCCGGGATCCAGCCTCGTGCTCAGACAGATTTCGCGAAGTCGCTCGTATTCGACGTCAGCGGCGAAGTTCGAGCCAAGTGGACCGAGGAGACACTCCACCGTGCGTTATCCGACTCGCGCTTCAGGATGCCCTCCAACATCGCCGGCCACAGTGAGTGGTTCAACTTCACTGCCTTCGACAGAGCGCGCGCGTACGCGAGCTCGAACCGCGAATTCCTCGGCATCAGCGAGGGGTACACGATCCCCGCTCAGCCGCGGCCGCCCTCTGGAGGGGACGGAGGTACGCGAACTACGTCGCGAATGTCTCTAGCAGAGCGGATTGCACTATCCGCTGTGTACAACGCATCCACTGCGGACAAGGTCGAGGCATACACATCAAGACTGATCGCTAGCGGCGCACTTCTCGGTTCCGCTGCCGATGAGCGCGGGGAGATGAATCTCTATCTGCATCTAGACCGCATCACACTCGAAGAGGTTCGTTCGTCAAACCAAATCCCTATGTGGGAATCCGGCCCGCGATTCGCGCACATCTTCGGGAGCATGAGTTGGAACGACACCTTCATCCAGCTTGCCGTCCACTCGCCGTTCGACGGGTCAGCGGAGCGCGACTTCGCTACGTGGATACCGACAGCTCCCGGATTCGAACGAGTTCGTTTGGCTATTGACCGCCTCATAGCAGCGACGCCCACCCTCCCCGTTGCGCACCCCGCACGCGTCCTGGATTCTCACGATTTCTGGCCGTAG
- a CDS encoding plasmid recombination protein: MSYTMTYDVSHKVGRGGHAKAFFRHIARDVDQAAGFSFPQANRNIVTDRTVLNSTFVNDGKGGYRRPQSVDGRPPSDEFDDYLQQRLSTVTRALRKDAVLIRGVVLQLDPKWFEEHNPDWREEGLNRRAAEYTHAAIRWARGEFGEENIIGMSMHLDEVNPGLQLMITPITPDGRLAQKDFFKGPADLKRQHRGVRDAVAAGGYNVEYRVTERSREHLSSSEFQAKADRLRDATSALEFELDVSLQRNKSLANRSTALDEREKDLAEREMLVAERQREAAAAQARAADEAAAARTASLRAREAHLAAERAREEAAAERDRLALNNQRLDILPPFFEHWLDKTTVKGQPIRKRFEADRIKMRSEIRDKLGPYSTQIDNPGDALEL, translated from the coding sequence ATGAGCTACACCATGACCTACGACGTGTCCCACAAGGTGGGACGCGGAGGACACGCGAAGGCCTTCTTCCGACACATCGCGAGAGACGTGGATCAAGCGGCGGGCTTCTCATTTCCTCAGGCCAATCGCAACATCGTGACGGACCGGACGGTACTGAACAGCACCTTCGTGAACGACGGCAAGGGCGGCTACAGGCGTCCTCAGTCGGTCGACGGTCGGCCGCCGAGCGACGAGTTCGATGACTACCTTCAGCAGCGTCTCAGCACGGTCACGCGTGCGCTGCGGAAGGATGCCGTTCTCATCCGAGGCGTGGTGCTCCAGCTCGATCCGAAGTGGTTCGAAGAGCACAACCCCGATTGGCGCGAGGAGGGGTTGAATCGGCGAGCAGCCGAGTACACGCACGCTGCGATCCGTTGGGCTCGTGGCGAGTTCGGAGAAGAGAACATCATTGGCATGTCGATGCACCTCGATGAGGTGAATCCCGGGCTGCAGCTCATGATCACCCCCATCACGCCTGACGGACGGCTTGCCCAGAAGGACTTCTTTAAGGGGCCGGCGGACCTTAAGCGGCAGCACCGGGGAGTCCGCGACGCCGTGGCCGCTGGAGGCTACAACGTTGAGTATCGGGTCACCGAGCGTTCACGCGAGCACCTCAGTAGCAGTGAGTTCCAGGCGAAGGCGGACCGGCTCCGTGACGCAACGAGTGCACTCGAGTTCGAACTGGACGTAAGTCTGCAGAGAAACAAGAGCCTCGCCAACCGCTCCACCGCCCTGGATGAGCGGGAGAAGGATCTTGCGGAACGCGAGATGCTGGTTGCCGAGCGCCAACGAGAAGCTGCTGCCGCGCAAGCAAGAGCGGCGGATGAAGCTGCGGCGGCAAGAACCGCCTCGTTACGCGCTCGCGAGGCGCACTTGGCGGCAGAACGTGCTCGCGAAGAAGCCGCAGCCGAGCGCGACCGCCTGGCGTTGAACAATCAGCGTCTGGATATCCTCCCGCCCTTCTTCGAGCACTGGCTCGACAAGACGACCGTCAAGGGGCAGCCGATCCGAAAGCGGTTCGAAGCGGATCGGATCAAGATGCGTAGCGAGATCAGAGACAAGCTAGGCCCATATTCGACTCAGATCGACAATCCGGGCGACGCACTCGAACTCTAG